One genomic region from Gossypium hirsutum isolate 1008001.06 chromosome D13, Gossypium_hirsutum_v2.1, whole genome shotgun sequence encodes:
- the LOC107919198 gene encoding uncharacterized protein has product MSFQTELGSNPGENPTNPIVLDFDEVDEKEKSKEELPKQLEERCKWLEEKFKAMESIENYQGIDAKDLSLVLNLVLPHKFKMPEFEKYNGTSCSETHITMFCRRITGYVNNDQLLIHCFQESLTGAASKWYNQLSPTKISSWKDLAQAFMKKYSHVVNMVPDRITLQNMVANPNESFRQYAQRWREVAVQVQPPLLERKMTIFFINTLKAPFITHILGSATKSFSDIVMNGERIENAIKNGKIEAGESNRRSAQKKENEVNNMSTYNKGYSKSITVNQPGKVATNQQGSSRQESGTRQNTEKPQYTPILVPYRELYKSFFDAHIVSPFYLKPLQPPYPKWYDTNA; this is encoded by the coding sequence ATGAGCTTTCAAACTGAATTAGGATCGAACCCTGGAGAGAACCCTACCAATCCTATTGTCCTCGATTTCGACGAAGTGGATGAGAAAGAGAAATCAAAAGaagaattgccaaaacagctagaggAAAGATGTAAATGGCTCGAAGAAAAATTCAAGGCAATGGAAAGTATTGAGAATTATCAGGGGATTGATGCTaaagacttaagtttggttcTGAATTTGGTACTTCCccacaagttcaaaatgccggaatttgagaaatacaatgggACCAGTTGCTCGGAAactcatattaccatgttctgtAGGCGTATAACTGGATACGTCAACAATGACCAACTGcttatacattgctttcaagaaaGCCTCACTGGGGCAgcatctaagtggtacaatcaattaagTCCTACCAAGATTAGTTCATGGAAGGACTTAGCACAAGCATTTATGAAGAAATATAGTCATGTAGTCAATATGGTCCCTGATAGGATTACTCTGCAAAATATGGTGGCAAATCCCAacgaaagttttaggcaatacgcacaaagatggagggaggttgccgTTCAGGTCCAGCCACCACTCCTAGAAAGAAAGATGACAATATTCTTCATTAACACATTGAAGGCACCATTTATCACTCATATactgggaagtgccacgaaaagCTTCTCTGACATAGTTATGAACGGAGAAAGGATTGAAAATGCCATAAAAAATGGGAAGATCGAGGCTGGAGAAAGTAACCGAAGGTCGgctcaaaaaaaagaaaatgaggtaAACAATATGAGTACCTATAACAAGGGTTACTCAAAATCGATCACGGTGAACCAACCAGGAAAGGTGGCTACTAATcaacaaggttcatcaagacAGGAATCCGGCACAAGACAGAATACGGAAAAGCCTCAGTACACTCCAATTCTGGTACCATACAGGGAGTTGTATAAAAGCTTCTTTGATGCACATATTGTCTCCCCTTTTTACTTAAAGCCCTTACAACCTCCGTACCCTAAATGGTATGACACTAATGCATAA